Proteins encoded within one genomic window of Candidatus Zymogenaceae bacterium:
- a CDS encoding acetyl-CoA hydrolase/transferase family protein has translation MLELTVSDWKEHYEKRRTTPREAVGVVKSGDRVVTGHACGEPRLFIDALIDRADELRDVEIVHVFTVGEARYCLPEYKDSFRFNGMFANTATRKAVWEGTADYTPCYFHQVPRLFQDGALPVNVAMIVVSPPDNDGFVSLGISVDYAIQAVRAAEITIAEVNPNMPRTGPCSRIPVTDIDYFVESELPLYTITPPGINEVAEKTGRHVAELIRDGDCLQLGVGAIPEAVLEFLGGKRDLGIHTEMISDGVMTLAEKGVITGARKTLHPGKIVLTFVMGTERLYRWLDDNPMIDAHPVDYTNDPCVIAQNDNMVAINSSISVDLLGQASSESIGPRQYSGVGGQVDFIRGAAASKGGRSIIALPATAKGGEVSRIVATLLPGQAVTPSRNDVDYVVTEYGVAHLWGKTMRERARALINIAAPKFRDSLERECRSLYGWL, from the coding sequence ATGTTGGAATTAACAGTAAGCGATTGGAAGGAGCACTACGAGAAGAGGCGGACGACGCCCCGGGAGGCGGTCGGGGTTGTAAAATCGGGAGATCGGGTGGTGACCGGCCATGCCTGTGGGGAGCCGCGGCTGTTCATCGATGCCCTGATTGATCGAGCGGACGAGCTTCGGGACGTAGAGATCGTCCACGTGTTCACCGTAGGGGAGGCCCGCTACTGCCTGCCGGAATACAAAGATTCGTTTCGATTCAACGGCATGTTCGCCAACACCGCCACCAGAAAGGCAGTGTGGGAGGGAACGGCGGATTATACCCCCTGCTATTTTCATCAGGTTCCCCGGCTCTTTCAGGACGGGGCGCTGCCCGTGAATGTGGCGATGATCGTGGTTTCTCCACCGGATAATGATGGTTTCGTGAGTCTGGGTATCAGCGTTGACTACGCCATCCAGGCCGTCCGAGCCGCGGAAATTACCATAGCAGAGGTCAATCCGAATATGCCCCGAACCGGTCCCTGCTCACGAATCCCGGTGACCGATATCGATTACTTCGTAGAGAGCGAACTTCCGCTCTACACCATCACCCCACCGGGCATCAACGAGGTGGCGGAGAAAACCGGAAGACACGTTGCGGAACTCATCCGGGATGGGGACTGCCTGCAGTTGGGCGTCGGGGCGATACCGGAAGCGGTCCTCGAATTCCTGGGAGGAAAGAGGGATCTGGGAATCCACACGGAGATGATATCCGACGGCGTGATGACCCTGGCGGAGAAGGGGGTGATCACGGGGGCCAGGAAGACGCTTCATCCGGGAAAGATTGTCCTCACATTCGTCATGGGAACCGAGAGGCTCTACCGATGGCTCGATGACAATCCGATGATCGACGCCCATCCGGTGGACTACACGAACGATCCGTGCGTCATCGCCCAGAACGATAATATGGTCGCCATCAACTCAAGCATCTCCGTCGATCTTCTGGGACAGGCCTCGTCGGAGTCCATCGGCCCCCGGCAGTACTCCGGCGTTGGGGGACAGGTCGATTTCATACGCGGGGCCGCGGCGTCGAAGGGGGGAAGAAGCATTATCGCCCTTCCGGCCACCGCGAAAGGAGGGGAGGTATCCCGCATCGTGGCTACACTTTTGCCTGGGCAGGCTGTAACCCCGTCGCGAAACGACGTGGACTACGTGGTGACCGAGTACGGTGTCGCACACCTGTGGGGAAAGACAATGAGGGAGCGGGCCCGGGCACTCATCAATATCGCCGCTCCGAAATTTCGAGATTCCCTTGAGCGGGAGTGCCGAAGCCTTTACGGATGGCTCTAA
- a CDS encoding 4Fe-4S dicluster domain-containing protein, whose amino-acid sequence MFLHTVIVGEESPFRKLLLFIFARFIEVPLLKICYRFLRGDLKHIGDKSLFRKLAKFFLARPFGYLGDTGKPVPYAEVLEYIDTLDGPIAVGPCRCRIGHRACDHPIETDIVMRTGYDAWTRAFPKEYRTITKQEAKDIVTRCHELRMMHMVFIHCPVNLYNEYVICNCCTCGCVPYIINRELGQLNYPLIDGFFLAMTDRARCTGCGECIAVCPFDARIIEDKKSRTAHNCYGCGLCVSVCPESAVTMKQIAELPHRDTEGHGPQGVHPRLYRQHPPITEDR is encoded by the coding sequence ATGTTTCTTCACACCGTGATCGTGGGGGAGGAGAGCCCCTTCAGGAAATTGCTGCTCTTTATTTTCGCACGCTTCATCGAGGTGCCGCTTCTCAAGATCTGCTACCGGTTTCTCCGGGGGGATTTGAAGCACATCGGTGATAAATCCCTGTTTCGAAAGCTCGCGAAATTTTTCCTTGCCCGTCCCTTTGGCTACCTGGGTGATACCGGAAAGCCGGTGCCCTATGCAGAGGTGCTGGAATATATCGACACCCTGGACGGCCCCATCGCCGTCGGCCCGTGCCGCTGTCGCATCGGTCATAGGGCCTGTGACCATCCTATTGAGACGGACATCGTTATGCGGACAGGCTACGACGCATGGACCAGGGCGTTTCCGAAGGAATACCGCACCATTACAAAACAAGAGGCAAAGGACATCGTCACTCGCTGTCATGAATTACGGATGATGCACATGGTCTTCATCCACTGTCCGGTGAATCTGTACAACGAATATGTCATTTGCAACTGCTGCACCTGCGGGTGCGTCCCGTATATCATCAACAGGGAGCTGGGGCAGCTCAACTATCCCCTCATCGATGGTTTTTTTCTCGCGATGACCGATCGAGCCCGATGCACAGGGTGCGGTGAGTGCATCGCCGTGTGCCCCTTCGACGCCAGGATCATTGAAGACAAAAAAAGCAGAACGGCGCATAACTGCTACGGGTGCGGCCTGTGCGTCTCGGTGTGTCCCGAGTCGGCCGTCACCATGAAACAGATCGCGGAGTTGCCCCATCGTGATACGGAAGGGCATGGGCCGCAAGGGGTTCATCCAAGACTCTACCGTCAGCATCCCCCCATCACCGAGGATCGGTAA
- a CDS encoding DUF169 domain-containing protein → MSQGKSAGRDTIEIDLPPVGVKFLCDSASGYEDITRFKGISYCQAVFGATFGMELLVVPESIQVCQWVPIVMGFKEAENEFERSITGHLPFPTEGIYIAPLFLFRKDVTPDVVLIRTDPDSYRVIIDFLGWDGFIELDGKGLDMTGLATFQKSPPSGFSKWAVKNINRILDVLNRFSLWQIITTTLFRSTFITRIFDRFITRYMANMSMCRNSTVIPFQTHRANISYFCTGGVAWGKNNPRHMTSGFPYDTFLRLDEILDYPGKGENDPRLDRLEKKKSLLLERAKRTPGCTFG, encoded by the coding sequence ATGTCCCAGGGGAAATCAGCCGGGAGGGATACGATCGAGATAGATCTCCCGCCGGTCGGGGTGAAGTTTCTGTGTGACTCCGCTTCAGGGTATGAAGACATCACCCGGTTTAAAGGCATTTCATACTGCCAGGCGGTGTTCGGCGCCACCTTCGGGATGGAACTCTTGGTCGTCCCGGAATCGATACAGGTCTGTCAGTGGGTGCCCATCGTCATGGGGTTCAAGGAGGCCGAAAACGAGTTTGAGCGGTCCATCACCGGTCACCTGCCGTTCCCGACTGAGGGGATTTATATAGCGCCGCTGTTTCTGTTCAGGAAAGATGTCACCCCCGATGTGGTGCTGATTCGCACCGATCCCGATAGTTATCGGGTGATCATCGATTTTCTGGGCTGGGACGGTTTCATCGAACTTGATGGGAAGGGGCTGGATATGACCGGCCTTGCGACGTTTCAGAAGAGTCCCCCCTCCGGATTTTCGAAATGGGCCGTGAAGAACATCAACAGAATACTGGATGTTCTCAATCGATTCAGCCTGTGGCAGATAATCACGACCACTCTCTTTAGGAGCACCTTCATCACCAGGATTTTCGACAGGTTCATTACCAGGTACATGGCCAACATGTCCATGTGTCGAAACAGCACCGTCATCCCCTTTCAGACACACAGGGCGAACATCAGCTATTTTTGTACCGGCGGCGTGGCATGGGGCAAAAACAACCCGCGTCACATGACCTCGGGATTCCCGTACGATACGTTTCTCCGTCTGGATGAAATCCTCGATTACCCGGGAAAGGGGGAGAATGACCCCCGCCTCGATCGACTGGAGAAGAAAAAGAGTCTGCTCCTGGAACGGGCGAAACGGACGCCGGGCTGCACCTTCGGATAG
- a CDS encoding exo-alpha-sialidase, translated as MKLITWFFRIVAALFLFPVLLISCLLIYWNVRTPPSFETDAILNVETWSVTPNLDDVRTQHNSNTDLIFFDGYFYLIHAQTKWHLEDVNGALLVKRSRDAREWEEVARITVPETDVRDPKFAVINGRLFLYFLPNEYFDPMPQTTYWTVSDDGITWETPREMDTMTVIYRYNDGTERYVTGGGWNMWRPKTMDGETWYVVASGKKPVIGPQMEVTGLIEGDSVKEEGMMPLSVLFSSTDGIHWEEVSEVYSVFESFEATLEFLPDETAVSTLRISSMGTAGYAFGNPTSSTLIATALPPYEEWSYAPSFITRLDGATLFTVGDRMFAAGRNHLGPRFDMGNHMATKRTALFEVKEDRLVHLFDLPSNGDTAYTGVVIRGDDIFISYYTCPVDKDYPWVVGVCFLPKTEVRMARISASGLVTYADRIAAGNR; from the coding sequence ATGAAACTGATTACATGGTTTTTTCGCATTGTGGCCGCACTATTTCTCTTTCCCGTACTGTTGATCTCATGTCTCCTCATATACTGGAATGTGCGCACGCCGCCGTCGTTTGAGACCGATGCGATATTGAACGTGGAGACCTGGTCGGTGACGCCCAATTTGGATGATGTGAGAACCCAGCATAACTCCAACACGGACCTGATTTTTTTCGACGGGTATTTCTATCTCATTCACGCCCAGACGAAATGGCACCTGGAGGATGTCAATGGGGCGCTTCTTGTGAAGCGATCCCGAGACGCCCGGGAGTGGGAGGAGGTCGCCCGCATTACCGTTCCCGAAACGGACGTTCGGGATCCGAAATTCGCCGTCATCAACGGCAGGCTCTTTCTCTACTTTCTTCCGAACGAATACTTTGACCCCATGCCGCAAACCACCTACTGGACGGTCAGCGATGACGGGATTACCTGGGAGACTCCCCGGGAGATGGATACCATGACGGTCATCTATCGGTATAATGACGGTACCGAGCGATACGTCACCGGGGGAGGGTGGAACATGTGGCGTCCGAAGACGATGGACGGGGAGACCTGGTATGTCGTCGCCAGCGGGAAAAAACCGGTCATAGGGCCCCAGATGGAAGTGACGGGACTCATCGAGGGTGACTCCGTCAAGGAGGAGGGGATGATGCCGCTGTCGGTACTCTTCTCATCCACCGACGGCATTCATTGGGAGGAGGTGTCGGAGGTGTACTCGGTGTTCGAATCCTTTGAGGCGACGCTCGAGTTCCTGCCGGACGAAACCGCGGTCTCCACCCTGAGGATCAGCAGCATGGGTACCGCCGGTTACGCATTCGGAAATCCCACCTCCTCTACCCTCATCGCCACCGCCCTGCCGCCCTATGAGGAATGGTCGTACGCCCCGAGTTTCATCACCCGGCTCGACGGCGCCACGCTCTTTACCGTCGGCGACCGCATGTTCGCGGCCGGAAGAAATCATCTGGGACCCCGGTTCGATATGGGAAACCATATGGCGACGAAACGTACGGCGCTCTTCGAGGTCAAAGAGGATCGGCTGGTGCACCTGTTTGACCTCCCCAGCAACGGCGACACCGCCTATACCGGCGTGGTCATACGGGGAGACGACATATTCATCAGCTACTACACCTGTCCCGTCGACAAGGATTATCCCTGGGTCGTCGGGGTTTGTTTTTTGCCCAAGACCGAGGTGCGCATGGCGCGTATCAGCGCATCGGGACTGGTGACGTATGCGGACCGGATCGCCGCAGGGAATCGGTGA
- a CDS encoding class II SORL domain-containing protein has protein sequence MSLGEKIQEADWKKEKHVPVIECPDAVEKDTWTKVTIGLGKAVDHPNTTEHHIRWVAAFFCPDGDKFTYEIGRFEFNAHGESTEGPNTGPVHTHHEVTFSFKAAKPGSIIALALCNIHGLWESEKRIELK, from the coding sequence ATGAGTCTGGGAGAAAAAATCCAGGAAGCGGATTGGAAAAAGGAGAAGCACGTCCCGGTCATTGAGTGCCCCGATGCCGTTGAGAAAGATACATGGACGAAGGTCACCATCGGCCTGGGAAAGGCCGTGGATCATCCGAACACCACGGAGCACCATATCCGATGGGTCGCGGCGTTTTTCTGTCCCGACGGTGACAAGTTCACCTACGAGATCGGCCGGTTCGAATTCAACGCCCACGGCGAATCCACCGAGGGGCCGAATACCGGACCGGTCCATACCCATCACGAGGTGACCTTTTCATTCAAGGCCGCAAAGCCGGGGAGCATTATCGCCCTGGCCCTGTGTAATATACACGGCCTGTGGGAGTCCGAAAAGCGAATCGAGCTGAAATAG
- a CDS encoding rubrerythrin, whose product MLSQIPIDLGKVKKENIDREILRAALIAELDAINLYEEMASLATDKHIKEILLDVAREEKTHVGEFQALLLRFDTEQEEELAAGREEVEELIGS is encoded by the coding sequence ATGCTGTCACAGATACCGATTGATTTAGGCAAGGTAAAAAAGGAGAATATCGACAGGGAAATTCTGCGCGCGGCATTGATCGCAGAGCTTGACGCCATCAATCTCTACGAGGAGATGGCGTCCCTGGCGACGGATAAACACATCAAGGAGATTTTGCTGGACGTCGCCAGGGAGGAAAAGACCCACGTCGGAGAGTTCCAGGCCCTGCTGCTCCGGTTCGATACGGAACAGGAGGAGGAGCTGGCCGCGGGACGGGAGGAAGTCGAGGAACTGATCGGCTCATAG
- a CDS encoding patatin-like phospholipase family protein codes for MPLRRIKGLTIMACLVFVLSGCSVLGTNFLVYTQDVPQLANYRLLEDGDYFLAVAVSGGGSRSAVWSAAVFRELFEQVKLPDGRSILDEIDYISCVSGGSVSSAYYCLNKPDVDTTHEEEYKLFFEQYLKDMRSNIEAAVFYRPPNWYRVFLEPEEKAYFLKWHFEKKFYGTATFDDLYKRQVQGLCPTLIINTTHMDSGAKFLFSTIPPKEFEMTQEDQEELFGHFLESGILSSNILFEEGILNTMFCRDIGVNIGEIEVSRAVVASSAVPLVFGPLLIEDKTRSTPEEPVYVHLNDGGIGDTLGLESIMQLAMKRFCQKDCPYKKGMVIIIDANQRIDPTDTEEVIRAFGLEGMVERTRVVYAYRGKTLAYYAIMFIQSNPRFNDISFVYISPYLVEDPELIERVDESPYPKSFMPPELGDIVNNFKATPTRFKIDPALADSIEFAAEIVVGGVRSMILDNYLEGCGISNDTP; via the coding sequence ATGCCATTGAGAAGAATAAAAGGCCTCACCATAATGGCCTGTCTCGTATTTGTCCTCTCCGGGTGTAGCGTCCTCGGCACAAACTTCCTCGTCTACACTCAGGATGTGCCGCAACTGGCGAACTATAGATTGCTCGAAGATGGAGACTATTTTCTGGCTGTGGCGGTTTCCGGAGGGGGGAGCCGATCGGCGGTGTGGAGCGCTGCGGTGTTTCGCGAGTTGTTCGAGCAGGTCAAGCTGCCGGACGGCCGGAGCATACTCGATGAGATCGACTACATATCGTGCGTGTCCGGAGGTAGCGTCTCGTCGGCGTATTACTGTCTCAACAAGCCTGATGTGGATACCACGCACGAGGAGGAGTACAAACTTTTTTTCGAACAATACCTGAAGGATATGCGAAGCAACATCGAGGCGGCGGTCTTTTATCGCCCCCCCAACTGGTACCGCGTCTTCCTGGAGCCGGAGGAAAAGGCGTATTTTCTCAAGTGGCATTTTGAGAAGAAATTCTACGGGACCGCAACCTTCGACGATCTCTACAAACGACAGGTCCAAGGTCTGTGTCCCACGCTCATTATCAACACCACCCATATGGACAGCGGTGCGAAGTTTCTCTTCAGCACCATTCCGCCGAAAGAGTTCGAAATGACGCAAGAGGATCAGGAAGAACTCTTTGGACATTTTTTGGAATCCGGAATCCTGAGCAGCAATATCCTCTTCGAAGAGGGCATACTGAACACAATGTTTTGCAGGGATATCGGGGTGAATATCGGAGAGATCGAGGTGTCCAGGGCGGTCGTGGCGTCCTCGGCCGTCCCGCTCGTGTTCGGACCGCTCCTCATCGAGGATAAGACCCGGTCGACTCCCGAGGAACCCGTGTACGTGCACCTCAACGACGGCGGCATCGGCGATACCCTGGGACTCGAGTCGATCATGCAGCTTGCCATGAAACGATTCTGCCAGAAGGACTGTCCCTACAAAAAGGGGATGGTCATTATCATCGACGCCAATCAGCGCATCGATCCGACTGATACGGAGGAGGTCATTCGAGCCTTCGGTCTGGAGGGGATGGTCGAGCGAACCAGGGTGGTGTATGCGTATCGGGGCAAGACACTGGCGTATTACGCCATCATGTTCATCCAGAGCAATCCCCGGTTCAACGATATCTCCTTTGTCTATATTTCCCCCTACCTGGTTGAAGATCCGGAGCTCATCGAGCGTGTCGATGAGAGCCCCTACCCGAAAAGCTTCATGCCGCCGGAGCTGGGGGACATCGTTAATAACTTCAAGGCCACGCCCACCCGTTTCAAGATCGATCCCGCACTGGCCGACAGCATCGAATTTGCCGCAGAGATAGTGGTGGGAGGGGTCAGATCGATGATACTCGACAACTACCTTGAGGGATGCGGGATAAGTAATGACACACCCTGA
- a CDS encoding sigma-70 family RNA polymerase sigma factor translates to MSTDTQNMNIAGFFETEKNRLVGYVRRLFGEDADRDSEDIVQDVMLGIFSRSDELEAIENISAYVYRAVRNRVIDALRARKPTVSLHGNNTDDRAPALEDILADNRYNAYDETHRSEIRRRITEAIDDLSEDQQAVIIETEFIGKSFQELSEEWDIPIGTLLARKSRGIVKIREALSDLSPTPERKE, encoded by the coding sequence ATGAGTACCGATACACAAAACATGAATATCGCCGGGTTCTTTGAAACAGAAAAAAACCGCCTTGTTGGATACGTCAGGCGGCTGTTTGGTGAAGATGCGGACCGGGACAGCGAGGACATCGTCCAGGACGTGATGCTCGGTATCTTCAGCCGTTCCGATGAACTGGAGGCGATAGAGAACATCTCGGCATATGTGTATCGAGCCGTCAGAAACAGGGTGATCGATGCCCTGCGCGCCAGAAAACCAACGGTATCCCTGCATGGGAACAACACTGATGATCGAGCCCCGGCGCTGGAAGACATACTGGCGGACAATCGATATAACGCCTACGACGAAACTCATCGCTCCGAGATCAGACGCCGTATCACTGAGGCCATTGACGATCTCAGCGAGGATCAACAGGCGGTGATCATCGAAACGGAATTCATCGGTAAAAGCTTCCAGGAGCTGTCTGAGGAGTGGGACATTCCGATCGGCACGCTCTTGGCGCGAAAATCCCGGGGCATCGTTAAAATCAGAGAGGCGCTCAGCGATCTTTCACCGACACCAGAGAGAAAGGAATAA
- a CDS encoding class I SAM-dependent methyltransferase, which yields MKYTHSAEHVTMSIPDQAHTYDMRHRGISRIMYAPFLRRITSLNPQGTCLEVGAGTGLFTRLFAKRFPDARITAIDISKNMAERAIHMIEETGLSKRIEYLICDAADSEVITYLGPFDFICSVYSLHHWEEPTKIMENLIGSLNPGGILFIGDLRRTALFSPVHGRRANPDSPIAPYSRAELARLAALLPAGKYEIHSTFPYLIQSLTIKK from the coding sequence ATGAAGTACACACACAGTGCGGAACATGTCACGATGTCCATCCCGGATCAGGCCCACACGTATGATATGCGCCATCGCGGTATCTCCCGGATCATGTACGCCCCCTTCCTGAGGCGAATCACCTCCCTCAACCCACAGGGGACGTGCCTTGAAGTGGGGGCCGGGACCGGGCTTTTCACTCGTCTCTTCGCAAAAAGATTCCCGGACGCCCGGATTACCGCCATCGACATCTCAAAGAACATGGCCGAGCGGGCGATACACATGATCGAGGAGACAGGCCTTTCAAAACGAATCGAGTATCTCATCTGTGACGCCGCCGATTCCGAGGTCATCACCTATCTCGGTCCCTTCGACTTCATCTGTTCGGTCTATTCACTGCATCACTGGGAGGAACCGACAAAAATCATGGAAAACCTGATCGGCTCACTCAATCCCGGCGGGATCCTCTTTATCGGCGATTTGCGTCGGACGGCGCTGTTCTCTCCGGTTCACGGACGAAGGGCGAATCCCGATTCCCCCATCGCTCCGTACAGCCGTGCGGAACTTGCCCGCCTGGCGGCCCTCCTGCCCGCGGGTAAATATGAAATCCATTCGACGTTCCCCTACCTGATACAGTCGCTGACCATAAAAAAATAA
- a CDS encoding Gfo/Idh/MocA family oxidoreductase codes for MTKRGKEFKSNFWARNPLFDYVPPEDKYLFALDEPTYSFNIIGCGIMGQEHLRMTIFEGRGTVHGVYDTSPLSIEKTKLAFGALCPGKELVVYDSLEAACNDPDVDGLIICTPNYSHIDIVRVAAKSGKHILLEKPMATTVRDAHEILNIAQNHPAVFQLGLQYRYKAIYVESIHEALERKAVGDIKMITIMEHRVPFLDKVDQWNKFSRYSGGTLVEKCCHYFDLLNLFAQSKPKSVFATGSQAVNFIDFTRGTQRSDIIDNALVTVVYENNVRASFNLCMFSPMFYEEIVICGDEGRLKAFEHDTFIPAERPKTYLEILRGELKPSRITTPLYPGYIEEGGHNGATYYEHVYFIDNIEGKTTNTPTALEGFWSIVVGAAAEESAATGKIIEIDDYLKRNEITI; via the coding sequence ATGACAAAACGAGGCAAGGAGTTTAAGAGCAATTTCTGGGCACGCAATCCGTTGTTCGATTATGTACCCCCCGAAGACAAGTATCTCTTCGCCCTGGATGAACCGACCTATTCGTTCAATATCATCGGCTGCGGCATCATGGGTCAGGAGCACCTGCGCATGACCATCTTCGAGGGACGGGGCACCGTCCACGGCGTGTACGACACGAGTCCCCTGAGCATCGAAAAGACGAAGCTGGCCTTCGGCGCCCTCTGTCCCGGTAAAGAGCTTGTGGTGTATGACTCCCTTGAGGCGGCCTGTAACGATCCCGATGTCGATGGATTGATCATCTGCACCCCGAATTACAGCCATATCGACATCGTTCGGGTTGCGGCGAAATCGGGAAAGCACATCCTTCTGGAAAAACCGATGGCGACGACCGTCCGAGACGCCCACGAAATACTGAACATAGCGCAAAACCATCCGGCGGTCTTCCAGCTCGGCCTGCAGTATCGCTACAAGGCGATATACGTGGAGTCCATCCACGAGGCTTTAGAGAGAAAGGCCGTGGGAGATATCAAGATGATAACCATCATGGAGCACCGGGTCCCGTTTCTCGACAAGGTCGACCAATGGAACAAGTTTTCACGATACTCCGGCGGCACCCTGGTTGAAAAATGTTGCCATTACTTCGATCTGCTCAACCTCTTCGCCCAGTCGAAGCCGAAGAGTGTCTTCGCCACCGGCTCTCAAGCGGTCAATTTTATCGACTTCACCCGCGGAACCCAACGATCGGACATCATCGACAACGCCCTGGTGACGGTGGTGTATGAGAATAATGTTCGGGCGAGCTTCAACCTGTGTATGTTCTCCCCGATGTTCTACGAAGAGATCGTCATCTGCGGAGACGAGGGACGCCTCAAGGCCTTTGAACACGATACCTTCATCCCGGCGGAGCGTCCCAAGACGTACCTGGAGATACTTCGGGGCGAGCTGAAGCCATCCCGGATCACCACTCCCCTCTATCCCGGCTACATCGAGGAGGGGGGCCATAACGGCGCCACTTATTACGAACATGTCTATTTCATCGACAACATCGAGGGGAAGACCACAAACACCCCCACCGCCCTTGAGGGTTTCTGGTCCATCGTCGTGGGGGCCGCGGCCGAGGAATCTGCGGCCACAGGGAAGATCATCGAGATCGATGACTATCTGAAGAGAAACGAAATCACGATCTGA
- a CDS encoding DMT family transporter encodes MNLSIFIALFITVTLWASAFVGIKAALVDYSPVHLAVFRYLVASIVLVPVAVFRKIRIPTLSELPRFLLIGVSGISIYNILLNIGEKTTTAASACFIINTAVVITAVISVLFLKEKVRGVGWLGMLVSLAGVGVIAFGEGEGGVSADVGSLFVFIAAICTSIYFVVQKPLLVTYSSLEVVTYAIWFGTLFMLPGLIGIGEEVAGASLFSTLAVVYLGVFPAVVAYVAWSFVLSRMPASRAATFLYVVPVLSIVLGFLVIHEMPTVVSLVGGGVVLFGVFVVNRFG; translated from the coding sequence ATGAACCTCTCCATCTTCATTGCTCTCTTCATTACCGTGACGCTCTGGGCGTCGGCGTTCGTCGGCATCAAGGCGGCGCTGGTTGACTATTCCCCGGTGCACCTGGCGGTGTTTCGCTATCTGGTTGCCTCGATCGTTCTCGTGCCGGTGGCCGTGTTTCGGAAGATCCGGATACCCACCCTCTCCGAGTTACCCCGCTTTCTGCTCATCGGCGTTTCGGGCATTAGTATATATAATATCTTGCTCAACATCGGCGAGAAAACAACCACCGCGGCGTCTGCGTGCTTCATCATCAACACCGCCGTCGTGATTACCGCGGTCATATCGGTGCTGTTTCTCAAAGAAAAGGTGCGCGGTGTGGGATGGCTGGGGATGCTGGTAAGCCTTGCGGGAGTGGGGGTTATCGCCTTCGGAGAGGGCGAGGGGGGGGTAAGCGCCGATGTGGGGAGCCTCTTTGTCTTTATCGCGGCGATTTGCACGAGCATCTACTTCGTGGTTCAAAAACCGCTGCTGGTGACGTACTCGAGCCTCGAGGTCGTGACGTACGCCATCTGGTTCGGCACACTTTTTATGCTCCCCGGACTGATCGGCATCGGGGAGGAAGTGGCGGGGGCGTCGCTGTTTTCTACCCTGGCCGTCGTCTATCTGGGTGTGTTCCCGGCGGTGGTGGCGTACGTGGCGTGGTCGTTCGTGCTCTCCCGGATGCCTGCGTCCCGGGCGGCGACGTTCCTCTACGTCGTGCCGGTGTTGAGCATAGTGCTCGGATTCCTGGTGATCCATGAAATGCCCACCGTCGTCTCCCTCGTCGGGGGAGGCGTCGTCCTGTTCGGCGTGTTTGTGGTGAATCGATTCGGGTAG